The following proteins come from a genomic window of Chelmon rostratus isolate fCheRos1 chromosome 23, fCheRos1.pri, whole genome shotgun sequence:
- the cideb gene encoding cell death activator CIDE-B, with product MDTTASFIKSVSKRVWSPPQRPFRVCCHNRETRKGITAGTLEELKERVCQTLLLYLSAASLSLVCEEDGTEVDSDEFLMTLPDNTMLMALQPGQTWTRQQDSVVPRSQDHNKPRTGRDIARVTFDLYRMSPKDVFGSLSVKATFQGLYSVSANFQCLGPKKVLREALRVASTLLHAAGHLLITSASMIRRIIEGAEIWQPQRAEYTASWN from the exons ATGGATACAACAGCTTCTTTTATCAA ATCTGTAAGCAAGCGAGTGTGGTCTCCACCACAGCGTCCCTTCAGAGTCTGCTGTCACAACAGGGAGACCAGGAAGGGCATCACAGCCGGGACCCTGGAGGAGCTGAAAGAGAGG GTATGCCAGACTTTGCTGCTGTACCTGTCAGCAgcgtctctgtctctggtttGTGAGGAGGACGGTACAGAGGTGGACTCCGACGAGTTCCTCATGACCCTGCCCGACAACACCATGCTCATGGCCCTGCAGCCTGGACAGACATGGACACGACAGCAG GACTCTGTTGTGCCCAGATCTCAAGACCACAACAAGCCTCGGACCGGCAGAGACATAGCTCGTGTCACCTTCGACCTTTACAGGATGAGCCCGAAGGATGTATTTGGCTCCCTGAGTGTGAAGGCCACATTTCAAGGCCTTTACTCCGTGAGTGCTAACTTCCAGTGTCTGGGACCCAAGAAAGTCCTCAG AGAAGCCCTGCGTGTAGCCTCCACCCTCCTACATGCTGCTGGACACCTGCTTATCACCTCTGCCTCCATGATCCGCCGCATTATCGAAGGCGCAGAGATTTGGCAGCCACAGAGGGCGGAGTACACAGCCAGCTGGAACTGA
- the homezb gene encoding homeobox and leucine zipper encoding b encodes MRQMRQTSVGGLHRLMQKTPDAGGETPNLAPAPFNLNQSSAVCLPLVSDSKRLIWIHSNQINLQLDVAAELDKAFDRFPYLTQNQTAALAQCCSLHPDQVKVWFMVQRLRYGISWDYEDILNVQRKLFTSRGTEELKSDRRKENKWKREVKESGRKEAGEVRREQSANEGRMMGENVRANEPLEIKSKQEQPVKYRCVELEKDQRKKWKRMTATGTMGGKKRSVDEGVMESAGEAEITSDEVEMKSTRSKPTQSKTTHFTRKTNKRLIQEWPARKSFVVPDEVLDASSPVQLIHMTQIEKKVEGKLCAESTNPSGALTDGGKLKKLEEGADNPVVAQIRSSTKKQSQLVMMRAAFLECQYPDSEGYNQLAMLIGVSRGVLVQWFSDMRYYIKKVIPRWMNQEQHRRVLANIKYRQNLNELAKSCRGGGKAT; translated from the coding sequence ATGAGACAGATGAGGCAGACATCAGTTGGAGGACTCCACAGGCTCATGCAAAAAACACCTGATGCTGGTGGAGAGACTCCGAACCTTGCGCCTGCGCCTTTCAATCTGAACCAGAGCAGTGCGGTATGTCTCCCCCTGGTCTCTGATAGTAAGAGGCTTATATGGATCCACTCTAACCAGATCAATCTACAGCTAGATGTTGCAGCAGAGCTAGACAAGGCCTTCGACAGGTTTCCATACCTGACACAGAACCAGACAGCTGCGCTGGCTCAATGCTGCTCCCTGCACCCAGACCAGGTGAAGGTGTGGTTCATGGTACAGAGGCTCCGCTATGGCATCAGCTGGGACTATGAAGACATCCTCAATGTTCAGAGGAAACTCTTCACAAGCCGGGGAACGGAAGAGCTGAAAAGCGATAGAAGAAAGGAGAATAAATGGAAAAGAGAGGTAAAAGAGTCTGGCAGGAAGGAGGCAGGAGAGGTTAGGAGGGAGCAGAGTGCAAATGAGGGAAGGATGATGGGAGAAAATGTGAGGGCTAATGAGCCATTGGAGATAAAAAGTAAGCAGGAGCAACCAGTAAAGTACAGATGTGTAGAACTCGAGAAGGACCaaaggaaaaaatggaaaaggatGACAGCGACAGGCACAATGGGGGGAAAGAAGAGAAGTGTAGATGAGGGTGTTATGGAGAGTGCGGGGGAAGCAGAAATAACAAGTGatgaagttgaaatgaagtctaCCAGATCCAAACCCACCcagtcaaaaacaacacattttaccagaaagacaaacaaaagactcatCCAAGAGTGGCCTGCCCGGAAGAGCTTTGTGGTGCCTGATGAGGTGCTGGATGCAAGTTCTCCGGTGCAACTTATTCATATGACACAAATAGAGAAAAAGGTGGAGGGAAAACTGTGTGCAGAGTCAACAAACCCAAGTGGTGCCCTCACTGATGGTGGCAAACTGAAAAAGCTCGAGGAAGGGGCCGATAATCCTGTTGTTGCTCAGATCCGCAGCAGTACAAAGAAGCAGAGTCAGTTGGTGATGATGAGGGCGGCTTTCTTGGAATGCCAGTATCCAGACAGTGAGGGCTACAACCAACTGGCGATGCTGATTGGCGTCTCCCGTGGCGTGTTGGTTCAGTGGTTCAGTGACATGCGCTATTACATCAAGAAGGTAATTCCGCGCTGGATGAATCAGGAGCAGCACAGGCGGGTGCTGGCCAACATCAAGTACCGGCAGAACCTGAACGAACTGGCAAAGTCATGTCGGGGTGGTGGAAAAGCAACCTAG
- the gmpr2 gene encoding GMP reductase 2 — protein MPRIENDIKLDFKDVLLRPKRSTLKSRSEVDLMRSFTFRNSKGSYRGIPIIAANMDTVGTFEMALALHQFTLFTTIHKHYTVDDWVEFAAEHPECVKSVAVSTGTSDGDFDRISAILAAVPALQYICVDVANGYSEHFVHFVKDVREKFPSHTIMAGNVVTGEMVEELILAGADIIKVGIGPGSVCTTRKKTGVGYPQLSAVIECADAAHGLGGHIISDGGCTCPGDVSKAFGAGADFVMLGGMLAGHSESGGEVIEKNGKKYKLFYGMSSDTAMKKHAGGVAEYRASEGKTVEVPYKGPVEETIRDILGGVRSTCTYVGAGKLKELSRRTTFIRVTQQLNTVFGNDS, from the exons ATGCCTCGCATTGAGAATGACATCAAGCTGGACTTCAAGGATGTGCTCCTCCGTCCCAAGCGGAGCACACTCAAGTCCAGGAGTGAG GTGGACCTCATGAGGAGCTTCACTTTCAGGAACTCCAAGGGCAGCTACAGAGGGATCCCCATCATTGCTGCAAACATGGACACTGTGGGGACCTTTGAGATGGCCCTGGCTTTGCACCAG TTCACTCTCTTCACAACGATTCACAAACACTACACCGTGGACGACTGGGTGGAGTTTGCAGCAGAGCATCCCGAATGTGTGAAG AGTGTAGCAGTCAGCACAGGGACCAGTGATGGTGACTTTGACAGGATTTCAGCCATCTTGGCGGCAGTGCCAGCGCTGCAGTATATCTGCGTAGACGTGGCCAACGGCTACTCTGAACACTTTGTTCACTTCGTCAAAGACGTCAGGGAGAAGTTCCCCTCTCACACTATAATG GCAGGAAACGTGGTGACAGGTGAGATGGTAGAAGAGCTGATCCTGGCTGGCGCTGACATCATAAAAGTAGGCATCGGACCAG GCTCTGTGTGTACCACCCGTAAGAAGACAGGGGTGGGGTACCCCCAGCTGAGTGCTGTGATTGAGTGTGCAGATGCAGCCCATGGCTTGGGTGGCCACATCATCTCT GATGGGGGATGCACATGCCCAGGAGATGTCTCAAAGGCCTTTG GGGCTGGAGCGGACTTCGTGATGCTGGGCGGTATGCTTGCCGGCCACTCGGAAAGCGGGGGCGAGGTTATTGAGAAAAACGGCAAGAAATACAAGCTGTTCTATGGAATGAGCTCCGACACGGCGATGAAGAAACATGCAGGAGGCGTGGCTGAGTACAG AGCGTCAGAGGGGAAGACAGTAGAAGTTCCTTACAAAGGTCCGGTGGAGGAGACAATACGGGACATCCTGGGCGGGGTCCGCTCCACCTGCACCTATGTCGGGGCAGGCAAACTGAAGGAGCTGAGTCGCAGGACCACCTTCATCAGGGTCACCCAACAGCTCAACACTGTCTTCGGCAACGACAGCTGA
- the nedd8 gene encoding NEDD8: protein MLIKVKTLTGKEIEIDIEPTDKVERIKERVEEKEGIPPQQQRLIYSGKQMNDEKTAADYKIQGGSVLHLVLALRGGQARHSLRSLCSTPSL from the exons ATGCTGATTAAAGTCAAG acaCTCACAGGCAAAGAGATAGAGATTGACATAGAGCCCACGGATAAG GTGGAGCGGATTAAAGAAAGGGTTGAGGAGAAAGAAGGTATCCCTCCGCAGCAGCAGAGGTTGATCtacagtggaaaacaaat GAACGATGAGAAAACAGCGGCAGACTATAAAATCCAGGGGGGCTCTGTTCTCCACCTGGTACTTGCTCTGCGAGGAGGACAGGCGCGCCACTCTCTCAGAAGCCTATGCTCCACACCATCACTGTAG